The DNA sequence AGGTCTAGTGATAGATCCTAAGCTCCACTCGGGTTTCATATTCGAGATAATGGATGTGATCGAGAGCAAGATCGTCGAGTTATCGTCCCCAGAGGAGATGTACGATATACTCTCGATAATAGGAACTCCCTCTAGATACGTGATCAGGAGGGTCTTCAGGAAGGTCGATAGGGAGATAGCTGCTTCAGTCAGCACAACTAGGCTCAGCTTGATAGCGGGGAAGTACGTAGGCAAGGATGATCCTGTAGCTATAGTAAGAGCCCAAGCAGGATTTCCTGCCGTGGGTGAGGTACTGGAGCCCTTCTCATTCCCTTTCCTAGTTGCTGGATGGATGAGAGGATCCCACGTAGGTCCTCTGATGCCTGTTAGCGAGAAGGATGCTAGACCAACTAGGTTCGATGGACCACCTAGGATCGTGGCTTTAGGGTTCCAGGTGAAGGACTCCAAGTTGATAGGACCGAGCGACCTCTTCTCAGATGTAGCCTTCGATGAGGCGAGGAGGATGGCCAACATGATAGCTGACTACATGAGGAGGCATGGTCCCATGATGCCCCACAGACTCGGTCCTGAGGAGATGGAATATACAACGCTCCCAGAGGTCCTGAGGAAGCTAGAAAGTAGGTTCAGGAGCGAATGAACTCGCTGGTTCTGCTAACTCCCTTATTTTTCTGTAGGGGTCCGGGCTCTTCGTGATGGCTGAAGCTACCAAGACACCGTAACTCCCGAGCTCTAATGCCGCTCTAACGTCGTC is a window from the Candidatus Korarchaeum sp. genome containing:
- the fbp gene encoding fructose-1,6-bisphosphate aldolase/phosphatase encodes the protein MVRTTVSVIKADIGSLAGHHIVHPKLKEAASQELAEARSSRLIEDFYVTAVGDDLQLIMTHRKGVESSEVHELAWRAFKRCADIAKDIGLYGAGQDLLREAFSGNLRGMGPGFAEMEFEERPSDPIVVFMADKTEPGAFNLPLFKIFADPFNTAGLVIDPKLHSGFIFEIMDVIESKIVELSSPEEMYDILSIIGTPSRYVIRRVFRKVDREIAASVSTTRLSLIAGKYVGKDDPVAIVRAQAGFPAVGEVLEPFSFPFLVAGWMRGSHVGPLMPVSEKDARPTRFDGPPRIVALGFQVKDSKLIGPSDLFSDVAFDEARRMANMIADYMRRHGPMMPHRLGPEEMEYTTLPEVLRKLESRFRSE